A window of Blastomonas sp. SL216 contains these coding sequences:
- a CDS encoding WYL domain-containing protein translates to MDMNKTVLEAIALRKCLEATYNRTRIRLAPHILYTKHDQLYLDGVTLERDGKPPREIKVGAFKLDGLGDVALTDREFDPQPVFNPDEERYQGKTLFAVEMA, encoded by the coding sequence ATGGACATGAACAAGACCGTGCTGGAAGCGATTGCGCTGCGCAAATGCCTTGAGGCGACCTATAATCGCACGCGCATCCGCCTGGCGCCGCACATCCTCTATACCAAGCATGACCAGCTCTATCTGGACGGCGTGACGCTGGAGCGCGACGGCAAGCCCCCGCGCGAGATCAAGGTCGGCGCGTTCAAGCTCGACGGGCTGGGCGATGTCGCCCTGACCGACCGCGAGTTCGATCCGCAGCCGGTGTTCAATCCGGACGAGGAACGCTATCAGGGCAAGACGCTGTTCGCGGTGGAAATGGCCTGA
- a CDS encoding S9 family peptidase, whose protein sequence is MLRYTAALAALMAAPLAAQIATPERPVTDPASVSSPANPQARPVPLDDIGTTRGLAGVTWSADGRHIFVSTNITGRFNIWRTDTAGSWPLQITQSDEVQSGLVASRGGQWVYFEEDVGGNEYADIYRVPAGGGAVERLTSTADISEYDMLSSPQSDLIALATKRKSEGQSNLAVMTADGQVRNLTAEADPQFGWGPVAFVDGGKALIANRSRVDSREGEVWRVSIADGKAVKLLGRKDVRYEAADATADGGLIAVTTNQDSGQDHAGAYAVATRGWTWARTTPWEQQAAALIDNGKTMIVRTNADTRSTLTRLDLASRAEAPLPLDPGVTYLSGNQPLSPDGSKLLATRSGADSPSNLYLVDLAANTARPATQLAMASLTPAVLPKSTVVTFKSFDGTLVSAVMTMPFNLKRDGSNPAIVIPHGGPTSATQDGFSQYAAAFASRGYVVIAPNFRGSTGYGDAFQNANYKDLGGGDLKDTVAAKQFLVSTGYVDKGKVGIFGGSYGGFMTLMAIGRTPDEFAAAVQWFGIINWNTMYRDQDERLKAYQRGLLGTPEDSPEIYKASSPLTYLSAAKAPLLTIQGENDIRVPRGQAQEVNDLLKAKGNIVETIFYPQEGHGFDRRENRLDSLRRTVAWFDTYLKGQPAR, encoded by the coding sequence ATGCTTCGTTACACCGCCGCACTGGCCGCCTTGATGGCAGCGCCGCTGGCCGCGCAGATCGCCACGCCCGAAAGGCCGGTGACCGATCCGGCCAGCGTTTCCTCTCCCGCCAACCCGCAAGCCCGGCCCGTGCCGCTCGACGATATCGGCACCACGCGCGGCCTAGCCGGGGTGACGTGGAGCGCCGATGGCCGGCACATTTTCGTCTCCACCAACATCACCGGCCGCTTCAACATCTGGCGCACCGATACAGCGGGCAGCTGGCCACTGCAGATCACCCAGTCGGACGAGGTGCAGTCAGGGCTCGTCGCCTCGCGCGGTGGCCAATGGGTGTATTTCGAGGAGGATGTCGGCGGCAATGAATATGCCGATATCTATCGCGTTCCCGCCGGCGGCGGCGCGGTCGAGCGGCTGACCAGCACCGCCGATATTTCCGAATATGACATGCTCAGCTCGCCGCAGAGCGATCTCATCGCGCTGGCGACCAAGCGCAAGTCGGAGGGCCAGTCGAACCTTGCGGTGATGACCGCCGATGGCCAGGTACGCAACCTGACCGCAGAGGCCGATCCGCAATTCGGCTGGGGCCCTGTTGCCTTTGTCGATGGCGGCAAGGCGCTGATCGCCAACCGCTCGCGTGTCGACAGCCGCGAGGGCGAGGTGTGGCGGGTCAGCATCGCCGATGGCAAGGCGGTGAAGCTGCTGGGCAGGAAGGACGTGCGCTATGAGGCCGCCGATGCGACGGCCGATGGCGGCCTGATCGCGGTCACGACCAACCAGGACAGCGGCCAGGACCATGCCGGGGCCTATGCGGTCGCGACACGGGGCTGGACCTGGGCCAGGACCACGCCCTGGGAGCAGCAGGCCGCGGCATTGATCGACAATGGCAAGACGATGATCGTGCGGACCAATGCCGATACGCGCTCGACGCTGACCCGGCTGGACCTGGCCAGCAGGGCGGAAGCGCCGCTGCCGCTCGACCCCGGCGTCACCTATCTCTCGGGCAACCAGCCGCTATCGCCCGATGGCAGCAAGCTGCTCGCCACCCGCTCCGGCGCGGATTCGCCCTCCAACCTCTATCTGGTCGACCTCGCCGCCAATACCGCGCGCCCCGCGACACAGCTCGCGATGGCCAGCCTGACCCCGGCGGTGCTGCCCAAGTCGACCGTGGTCACCTTCAAGAGCTTTGACGGCACGCTGGTCAGCGCGGTGATGACGATGCCGTTCAACCTCAAGCGCGATGGCTCCAACCCCGCCATCGTCATCCCGCATGGCGGCCCCACCTCTGCCACCCAGGACGGGTTCAGCCAATATGCCGCCGCCTTTGCGAGCCGCGGCTATGTCGTCATCGCGCCCAATTTCCGCGGATCGACCGGCTATGGCGATGCCTTCCAGAATGCCAATTACAAGGATCTGGGCGGCGGCGACCTCAAGGATACCGTTGCGGCCAAGCAGTTCCTTGTCAGCACCGGCTATGTCGACAAGGGCAAGGTCGGCATTTTCGGCGGATCCTATGGCGGCTTCATGACGCTGATGGCGATCGGCCGGACGCCCGACGAGTTTGCCGCTGCCGTGCAGTGGTTCGGCATCATCAACTGGAACACGATGTACCGCGACCAGGACGAGCGGCTGAAAGCCTATCAGCGCGGCCTGCTGGGCACGCCCGAAGACAGCCCCGAGATCTACAAGGCCTCCTCGCCGCTCACCTATCTGAGCGCCGCCAAGGCCCCGCTGCTGACCATCCAGGGCGAGAATGACATCCGCGTGCCGCGCGGCCAGGCGCAGGAGGTCAACGATCTGCTGAAGGCCAAGGGCAATATCGTCGAGACCATATTCTACCCGCAGGAAGGCCATGGCTTTGACCGGCGCGAGAACCGGCTCGACTCGCTGCGGCGCACGGTGGCGTGGTTCGACACCTATCTGAAGGGCCAGCCCGCCAGATAG
- the accC gene encoding acetyl-CoA carboxylase biotin carboxylase subunit → MAIKKILIANRGEIALRIHRAAHEMGIKTVAVHSTADADAMHVRLADEAICIGPPPAGQSYLNIANIISAAEISQADAIHPGYGFLSENAKFAEIVEAHKIIWIGPKPEHIRTMGDKVEAKKTAGALGMPLVPGSDGAIKDIHEAKIIAASIGYPVLIKAASGGGGRGMKVVPSEDQLETLMQQAGSEAKSAFGDDTVYMEKYLGNPRHIEFQIFGDGKGNAIHLGERDCSLQRRHQKVLEEAPSPVITPEERARMGGVVTKAMADMGYRGAGTIEFLWENGEFYFIEMNTRLQVEHPVTEAITGVDLVREQIRIAEGHPLSVKQEDVEFRGHAIECRINAEDPRTFAPSPGLVSYYHPPGGMHVRVDSGLYAGYRIPPYYDSMIAKLIVYGRTRQGCIMRLKRALEEFVVQGVKTTIPLHQALLDEPDFLSGDYTIKWLEQWLAELEAEEKA, encoded by the coding sequence ATGGCCATCAAGAAAATCCTGATCGCCAATCGCGGCGAAATCGCGCTGCGCATCCATCGTGCCGCGCATGAAATGGGCATCAAGACGGTGGCGGTGCACTCCACCGCCGATGCCGATGCCATGCATGTGCGGCTGGCGGACGAGGCGATCTGCATCGGCCCGCCGCCTGCAGGGCAGAGCTATCTCAACATCGCCAACATCATTTCGGCGGCAGAGATCAGCCAGGCGGATGCGATCCATCCCGGATACGGCTTCCTGTCGGAGAACGCCAAGTTCGCCGAGATCGTCGAGGCGCACAAGATCATCTGGATCGGCCCCAAGCCCGAGCATATCCGGACGATGGGCGACAAGGTCGAGGCCAAGAAGACCGCTGGTGCCCTTGGTATGCCGCTGGTCCCCGGGTCCGACGGCGCGATCAAGGATATCCACGAGGCCAAGATCATCGCGGCCTCGATCGGCTATCCGGTGCTGATCAAGGCGGCATCGGGCGGCGGCGGACGCGGCATGAAGGTGGTGCCAAGCGAAGACCAGCTCGAAACGCTGATGCAGCAGGCGGGCAGCGAGGCGAAGTCGGCCTTCGGCGACGACACCGTCTATATGGAAAAATATCTCGGCAACCCGCGCCATATCGAGTTCCAGATCTTTGGCGACGGCAAGGGCAATGCCATTCACCTGGGCGAACGCGACTGTTCGCTGCAGCGCCGCCACCAGAAGGTGCTGGAAGAGGCCCCCTCGCCGGTCATCACGCCCGAAGAGCGCGCCCGCATGGGCGGTGTCGTCACCAAGGCGATGGCGGACATGGGCTATCGCGGCGCGGGCACCATCGAGTTCCTGTGGGAAAATGGCGAGTTCTACTTCATCGAGATGAACACCCGCCTGCAGGTCGAACATCCGGTGACCGAGGCGATCACCGGGGTCGATCTGGTGCGCGAACAGATCCGTATTGCCGAAGGTCACCCGCTTTCGGTCAAACAGGAAGATGTCGAGTTTCGCGGCCATGCCATCGAATGCCGCATCAATGCCGAGGACCCGCGCACCTTCGCGCCGTCGCCCGGCCTGGTCAGCTATTACCACCCGCCCGGCGGCATGCACGTGCGCGTCGATAGCGGGCTGTACGCCGGATACCGCATCCCGCCTTATTACGACAGCATGATCGCCAAGCTGATCGTCTATGGCCGAACCCGCCAGGGCTGCATCATGCGGTTGAAGCGCGCGCTGGAGGAATTTGTCGTCCAGGGCGTCAAGACCACGATCCCGCTGCATCAGGCGCTGCTCGACGAACCCGATTTCCTGTCGGGCGACTACACGATCAAGTGGCTGGAACAGTGGCTGGCCGAACTGGAGGCCGAGGAAAAGGCATAA
- the accB gene encoding acetyl-CoA carboxylase biotin carboxyl carrier protein, producing the protein MNIDSKLVRELAELLGETGLSEIEVEDGDRKIRVARTISAAPVASVAVAAAPAPVAAAAPAAAAPAASAEPAAPSMANAVKSPMVGTSYLSPEPGAAPFVSVGATVKIGDPLLIIEAMKVMNPITAERAGKVTAILVEDGQPVEFDQPLVVIE; encoded by the coding sequence ATGAACATCGACAGCAAACTGGTGCGCGAACTCGCGGAACTGCTGGGCGAAACCGGCCTGAGCGAAATCGAGGTTGAAGATGGCGATCGCAAGATCCGCGTAGCGCGCACGATCAGCGCCGCACCGGTGGCCAGCGTCGCTGTGGCCGCAGCGCCCGCACCGGTCGCCGCTGCCGCCCCGGCCGCAGCAGCCCCTGCCGCCTCTGCAGAACCCGCCGCGCCGTCGATGGCCAATGCGGTCAAGTCGCCGATGGTCGGCACCAGCTATCTCTCGCCCGAACCAGGTGCCGCACCGTTCGTCAGCGTCGGTGCGACGGTCAAGATCGGCGATCCGCTGCTGATCATCGAGGCGATGAAGGTGATGAACCCGATCACCGCCGAACGCGCCGGCAAGGTCACCGCGATCCTGGTGGAAGACGGGCAGCCGGTCGAGTTCGACCAGCCGCTGGTCGTCATCGAGTAA